In Actinomycetota bacterium, the sequence CTCGTGGCCGAGGTGGAAGAGGCAGAGGCGCGCCGGCTCGAGGCCGAGGCCGAGCTCGACGGGGCCACGGCGAGTCAGCGGAGCTGCGCGGCCACGCTCGCGCGCTGGCAGGCCCGTTCCGAGGCACTACAGATGGCGCTCGACAGCGCGCGCTCCCGTGCAGGTGCAGAGCATCTCGCCGGTGTCGACGGCGTCGTCGGCACGCTGATGGAGCTCGTCGTCATCGACGAGGGCTGGGAAGCCGCGGTCGAAGCAGCCCTTGGCGAGGCGCTGCTCGGCGTGGTGGTGCGTGACGCCGCGGCGGCGCGCCGGGCGCTCGAGCACCTGCGCTCGGCCGACGCGGCCGGTGCGGTGCTGTCGCTCGGGGCGACCGCGGTCGCTCCGCGCCATCAGGGCGTCCAGCCGGCCGGGGATGCGGTCCGCAAACGGGTCTCGGCGCGCGACGCGAGGGTCGAAGGGCTGCTCGACGTGCTGCTCGACGGTGCCGTGCGCGTGGCCGGCTGGCGAGAAGCGCTGGACGTGGCGCTCGCGCACCCCCACACGGTCGTCGTCACCACTGAGGGAGACCGGTTCGGAGCCGCTGGCTGGCGCCTGGCCGCTGCCTCCGGAGGCGCCACCGCGGCAGCGCTCGAGGAGGCCGACGAGCAGGTGCTCGTCGCTACCGAGGCGCTCGAGGCGTGCAGCGCCGAGGTCGCCGAGGCGAGTGCCAGGGTGCACTCCGCGACCGGCGCCGCCGACGACCTGCACCGCAAGCTCGACGCGAACGACGCCCGGTTCACCGCTGCGTCGGAGTCGCTCGCGCGCGTCCAAGGCGATCGACGCGAGCTCACCACCGAGGTCGAGGTCGCCGAGCGCTCGCTGACCGACCTCGACGACCGCCTCGAGCGTGAGCGCGCACGCATCGCCGAGCTCGAGCTCCTCGTGCCCTCGCTCGAGGCCGACGAAGCTGCCGAGTCGGCGGCGGTCAGAGCGCGCACCGAGCTGCGTTCGGAACTGGAGACCCGCGCCGCGGTGCTTGCCGGGCGTCGCAAGGACCTCGACGTCCATCGCGCCGGGCTGCACGAGCGCAGCCAGCTGCTCGAACAGCGCCTGGCCGAGACCGAGCGCCGCCTCGCCGCCGACGCCGAGGCCAGGGCCAGGGCGGCCGGGCAGCGGGAGCTGATCGAGCGGTCGGTGCGGGCCGTCGACCGCCTGGGTGCGCTCGTCGACGCCGACAGGCACCTGATCGAGCACCGGCTGGCCGCGCTGCACGAGCGGCGTCGGCGACTGAGCGACGAGGTGAGGGCGGTGTCTGCGCGCCTCGACCAGCTCCGCCGCGAACGCGCCGCAGCCGAGACGAGCCTCGACGAGGTGCGCGAGCGAGTCCGCCGGGTGGAGATCGACGAGGCCGAGGTGCGAATGCGGCTCGAAGCCGCCGTCGAGACGCTGCGCCGCGACCTCGACACCGAGCCCGACGTGGCGATGGCTGCCGAGTTGCCGACCCTGCCGGAGGGCGCGACCGCGCCCCAGCGCGTTCGGGAGCTGGAGCGTGAGCTGCGCCTGCTCGGCCCGATCAACCCGCTCGCCCTCGAGGAGTGGAACGAGCTGCAGGAAAGGCACCGCTTCCTCGAGGAGCAGCTCGAAGACGTGCGGACCACGCGGCGCGAGCTGCTGCGGGTGATCAGGGCCGTCGATCACGAGATCCAGTCGGTTTTCGCCGCCGCCTTCGCCGACGTCAGCGCGAACTTCACCGATCTGTTCACGACGCTGTTCCCCGGTGGCAGCGGCCGGCTGATGCTGACCGACCCCGACGACCTGTTGAACACCGGCATCGAGGTGGAGGCCAAGCCGGGCGGCAAGAACGTGAAGAAGCTGTCGCTGCTCTCCGGTGGCGAGCGCAGCCTCACCGCGCTCGCCTTCTTGTTCGCCGTGTTCCGCAGCCGGCCGTCGCCGTTCTACGTCATGGACGAGGTCGAAGCCGCGCTCGACGACGTGAACCTGCACCGCTTCCTCGGACTCGTCGCCGAGTTCTGCCAGGAGGCGCAGCTGCTCATCGTCAGCCACCAGAAGCGCACGATGGAGGCCGCCGACTGCCTGCTCGGGGTGACGATGCAGCCCGGCGGCTCGTCGAAGGTGGTCACCGAGCGGGTGTCGGCCGGCACCTGAGCAGCAGGTGGGCGGCGCCGGTCCAGGGCTAGCGTGGCCGGCGCCATGTTGTGGATCTACCTCGTCCTCATCGCGTTCGTCGTGGTGTTCGGCATCGGCGTGCTGCTCGTCGGCCGCCACCGCGCCCGACCGTCCGCCTCGCCAGCCCCTGCCCCCACGCGGCGCCCGCCGGTGCCACCCCCGCAGCCCGTCGAGGACGAGCAGGCTGCACCCGGCTCGACGATCGTCGTCGAGGCGGAGGCTCCCAGCTTCCGCGACCGCATGGCGCGTGCGCGCGCCACCCTCACGTCCGCCTTCGTCGGCGTACGCAGCCGCTCCGGCATCACCCCGCACTCGTGGGACGACCTGGAAGAGGCCCTGCTGCGCGCGGACGTGGGTGTGAAGGTCACCGACGACCTGCTCGACGACCTGCGTTCGCGGGTGCAGTCGAAGGAGATCTCCGAGCCCGACCAGCTCCTCGACGCACTGCAGGCAGATATGTCCGCGCGGCTCGCCGGCGCCGACCGGTCGCTGCTCTTCGAGCCCGGCCCAGAGGGCTCGCCGAACGTGTGGCTGTTCGTCGGCGTGAACGGGGTCGGCAAGACGACGACGATCGGCAAGGTCGGTGCCCAGCAGGCGGCGGAGGGCAGGCGCGTGCTGATGGCCGCCGGCGACACCTTCCGCGCCGCGGCCGCCGAGCAGCTCGACGTCTGGGCGCAGCGTTCCGGTGCCGAGCTCGTGCGCGGCGCCGAGGGCGGCGACCCCAGCTCGGTCATCTTCGACGGCATCCAGCGCGCGGCGGCGCGTGGCTACGACCTGGTGCTCGCCGACACCGCTGGCAGGCTGCAGAACAAGAGCAACCTGATGGAAGAGCTGCGCAAGGTGCGCCGCGTGGCGGGCCGTGAGCCGGGCCGGGTCACCGAGGTGCTCCTCGTGATCGACGCGACCACCGGCCAGAACGGCCTCGCCCAGGCCCGCGAGTTCCGCGAGGCCACCGAGGTGACCGGCGTCGTGCTCACCAAGCTCGACGGTTCGGCCAAGGGCGGCATCGTGTTCGCCATCGAGACCGAGCTCGGGATCCCGGTGAAGCTCGTCGGACTCGGCGAGACGCTCGGCGACCTGGTGCCGTTCGATCCCGACGAGTTCGTCGCCGCGCTGTTCGGCGATTGAGACCCCCCGCTCATCTAGCGGAACGACCCGGGAACCAGATCACCGCCGACTACGTCGTAAGCACATGACGCCATCTCGCCGCACGTTCCTCGCCCTGTCCGCGACGTTCGCCCTCGTGCTCTCCGCCTGCGGCGGCGACGGCTCCGACGCCGGTGGGCCACCGGTCATCCAGGTCGCCGCGGCCCCGTCCGGAGGAGGCGCCGCGGCGTCGGCCGAGTCCGTCGGGGGCGGTGGCGCCCCGGCAGACGTGGCGACAGCCGACGGCAAGATGATGGCCGACGCGATGACGATGCTCGCGTACATCGAATACCGCCTCGCCGCCGAGTTGCCGGCATTCGACACGGAGGCCGCCTCGTGGACGCTGCCCGACGTCACGGTGACCGCCGACCAGGTGCGTGAGCTCGCCGCGGTCTTCGCTGTCACCGGGGAGCCCCGTGAGCAGCCCGCCGACTGGGGCGGGGGATGGATCGTCGGCCCCGACGACGGCTCCGGGCCCTCCCTGGGAGTTTCCGGTGACTCGACGGCTTACTGGTGGTACTCGCCCGCGTGGCAGGACACCGCGGCGGTGGGGTGTGCCGTGGCCGAGAGCAGCGAGGGCGGGGACGCCGCCGGCACCTCGGACGCCGCCGTCACCTCGGACACCGTCGCCACCTCGGACACCGCCGAACCGGCCGTCGACATGCCTGCGGTCGAGTGTCCCGAGATGGAGCCTCCTGTCGGCGTTCCCACCGCAGACGAGGCCGAGGCGAAGCTGGGCGAGCTGATGGCCAGCCTCGGTGAGGATCCCGGCGAATACGTGTTCGAGACCTGGGCCGACGAGTGGAGCGCGAGCCCGACGGCTTACCGCCTGCTCGACGGTGTTCGCTCCCCGCTGTCGATCACCGCGAGCTACGGGGAGAACGGCGAGCTGATGTACGCCGGCGGCTATCTCGCCGATCCCCAGCGCGATGCGGACTATCCGCGCATCGGCACCGCCGCCGGCCTCGAGCGCCTGCAGCTCGGCAACGACCCCGTCTTCGCCGGCTGGGCGGCCTACTCGGGCGCGGCCGTGAAGAGCGTCGAGGGCGGAAGCGTCGAGGCAGGAAGCGACGACGTCGTCCCCGACACGATGGCCCTGGTCGACCCCGCAGTCGACCCCATGGTCGACCCCACGGTCGGCATCGAGCCGATCGAGCCGATCGAACCGATGGTCGTCGACATCGTCGGGGTCGAGGAGGAGCTCGTCATGGTGTGGTCCGTCGACGGTCCGATCCACCTGTTGCCCGGCTACAGCTTCCTCGACGCCGACGGCGGCCGGTACTCGGTCAGCGCCGTACCCGCCGAGTTCCTGGTGCCGGTCGAGCCCGTCCCGGTCGACACGGTCCCCGTGGACACGGTCCCGCTGCCCGATACAGCTCCCCCCGACACGGCAGTATCGGAGACCGTGGCACCGGTCGACACTGCGCCCGTCGAGACCGGCACTCCCGGCAGCGACGCGGCCACGGCGCTCGACGTCGCCGACCTCGTCGGGCTCGCCGAGGAAGAGGCGGTCAAGGTGATCGAGACGAGCGGCTTCGTCGCCCGCGTGGTCGAGCGTGACGGCGAGGTCTTCCCGGCCACGATGGACTACCGCGAAGACCGGGTGAACCTCGTCGTCGCGGCGGGTCTCGTCACCTCCGCCACCATCGGCTGAGCACCACCGCGGGCCGGTAGGCTCGGGCCCTCACCATGTTCGACACACTGTCCAACCGGTTCGAGGGCATCTTCAAGCGCCTGCGCGGCAAGGGCCGCCTCACCGACGACGACGTCGACGAGGTGCTGCGCGAGATCCGCACCGCCCTGCTCGAGGCCGACGTCAACGTCGGCGTCGTGCGCAACGTGGTCGCCCGCATCCGCGAGGCCACCATCGGGCTCGAGCTGTCCCAGGCGCTCGACCCCGGCCAGCAGGTGGTGAAGGCGGTCAATGCCGAGCTGACCAACATATTGGGCGGCGAGACGCTGCGCATCGCGTACGCGTCGAAGCCTCCGACGGTGGTGCTGATGGCCGGTCTGCAGGGGTCCGGCAAGACCACCAGCGCGGCCAAGCTCGCCCGCTGGTTCAAGGCGCAGGGCCGCCAGCCACTGCTCGTCGGTGCCGACCTGCAGCGCCCCGCAGCCGTCGAGCAGCTGCGCACCCTCGGCCGCCAGATCGACGTGCCGGTCTTCTCCGAGCCCGGAGATCCGGTGCAGACCGCCAACCGCGGCCTGGCCGAGGCACGCCGGCTCGGCAAGGACGTGCTGATCGTCGACACCGCCGGGCGCCTCGCCATCGACGTCGAGATGATGGAGCAGGTGCGCCAGGTGTCGCTGGCGGTGCAGCCGAACTACACGTTCCTCGTCGTCGACGCGATGACCGGCCAGGATGCCGTCGGGGTGGCCGAGGCGTTCCACGAGACCCTCGAGATCGACGGCGTCATCATGTCCAAGCTCGACGGCGACGCCCGCGGCGGCGCAGCGCTGTCGGTGAAGGAGGTCATCGGGCGTCCGATCGCGTTCGCTTCGACGGGAGAGAAGCTCGACGCGTTCGAGCAGTTCCACCCCGACCGCATGGCGGGGCGCATCCTCGGCATGGGCGACGTGCTCACCCTGATCGAGCAGGCCGAGCAGGCGTTCGAGCAGGAAAGCGCCGAAGAGGCCGCGATCCGCCTGCTCGAGGGTGAGTTCACCCTCGACGACTTCATGGAGCAGATGCAGAGCCTGAAGAAGATGGGTCCGCTCGGCAACGTGCTCGGGATGCTGCCGGGCGTGCCGAAGGAGCTGAAGGGCGCCCAGATCGGCGACGACCAGCTGAAGCCGATCGAGGCGATCATCCGCTCGATGACGCCAGAGGAGCGCCGCCGGCCCGAGGTGATCAACGGCGGGCGCCGGTTGCGCATCGCGAACGGCAGCGGCACCACCACCGCTGACGTCAACCGGCTGGTGAAGCAGTTCTCCGAGATGCAGCGGATGATGAAGCGCATGGGAATGAGCCCGAAGGGCGCCAAGGGCAAGAAGGGCAGGCGCAAGATGTCGCTGCCCTCGATGCCGGGTATGCCGGGGATGCCCGGGATGGCGGGATTGCCGGGAATGCCCGGGACCGCCGGCAACTTCCCCGACGTGCGCTGAGCCGCCGGCGTACACCGCGTCCGGCTTCGCAGGCACCGGGCCACGTTGGGGGCGAGGTGCCCGACCGCTAACCTTGCGAGGTTTCCCGAGCACCCGAGGAGCCCTGAACGAGATGGCAGTGAAGCTGCGCCTCACCCGAGTGGGCAAGACCAAGCAGCCGCAGTACCGCATCGTGGCGACCGACTCACGCTCGCCCCGAGACGGCCGGTTCATCGAGATCGTCGGTCAGTACAATCCGCGCAGCGAGCCGTCGGTGGTCACGATCCAGAACGACAAGGCCGTCAAGTGGTTGCTCCAGGGCGCCCAGCCGACCGACCGCGTGCGCAAGCTGCTCGAGGTCTCCGGCGCCTGGGACGAGTTCACCGCCGCCCGCGCGGCCAAGTGACGCCTCGCCCGTGGACGACATGACCGACGACATGACCGAGTTCGACGAGGTCGAAGAGGGCAACCGGCGTGACGACGTCGTCGCTCCGACGGCAGTGGCCGTGCTCACCCACATCGTGCGTTCCATCGTCGACGCCCCCGACGACGTCCACGTCGACGTCGTGGCCGGCCGCAACCGCACCAAGCTCGAAGTGAGCGTCGGCCCTGGCGACCTCGGCAGGGTCATCGGACGCCGGGGCCGTACCGCGCAGAGCATCCGCTCCGTGGTGCGTGCAGCCGCGGCGAAGGACGCTGTCGACGTCGACGTCGACTTCGTCGACTGAACCACCCAGCCAGAATGGCG encodes:
- the rpsP gene encoding 30S ribosomal protein S16; the encoded protein is MAVKLRLTRVGKTKQPQYRIVATDSRSPRDGRFIEIVGQYNPRSEPSVVTIQNDKAVKWLLQGAQPTDRVRKLLEVSGAWDEFTAARAAK
- the ffh gene encoding signal recognition particle protein, whose product is MFDTLSNRFEGIFKRLRGKGRLTDDDVDEVLREIRTALLEADVNVGVVRNVVARIREATIGLELSQALDPGQQVVKAVNAELTNILGGETLRIAYASKPPTVVLMAGLQGSGKTTSAAKLARWFKAQGRQPLLVGADLQRPAAVEQLRTLGRQIDVPVFSEPGDPVQTANRGLAEARRLGKDVLIVDTAGRLAIDVEMMEQVRQVSLAVQPNYTFLVVDAMTGQDAVGVAEAFHETLEIDGVIMSKLDGDARGGAALSVKEVIGRPIAFASTGEKLDAFEQFHPDRMAGRILGMGDVLTLIEQAEQAFEQESAEEAAIRLLEGEFTLDDFMEQMQSLKKMGPLGNVLGMLPGVPKELKGAQIGDDQLKPIEAIIRSMTPEERRRPEVINGGRRLRIANGSGTTTADVNRLVKQFSEMQRMMKRMGMSPKGAKGKKGRRKMSLPSMPGMPGMPGMAGLPGMPGTAGNFPDVR
- the ftsY gene encoding signal recognition particle-docking protein FtsY, which translates into the protein MLWIYLVLIAFVVVFGIGVLLVGRHRARPSASPAPAPTRRPPVPPPQPVEDEQAAPGSTIVVEAEAPSFRDRMARARATLTSAFVGVRSRSGITPHSWDDLEEALLRADVGVKVTDDLLDDLRSRVQSKEISEPDQLLDALQADMSARLAGADRSLLFEPGPEGSPNVWLFVGVNGVGKTTTIGKVGAQQAAEGRRVLMAAGDTFRAAAAEQLDVWAQRSGAELVRGAEGGDPSSVIFDGIQRAAARGYDLVLADTAGRLQNKSNLMEELRKVRRVAGREPGRVTEVLLVIDATTGQNGLAQAREFREATEVTGVVLTKLDGSAKGGIVFAIETELGIPVKLVGLGETLGDLVPFDPDEFVAALFGD
- the smc gene encoding chromosome segregation protein SMC, yielding MFLKTLTLKGFKSFADTTVLDLEPGVTVVVGPNGSGKSNVVDAIAWVLGAQAPSSVRSQKMDDVIFAGTAKRAALGRAEVTLTLDNSAGLLPLEFSEVSVKRTLFRTGESEYAINGVGCRLLDVQELLSDAGVGRQQHVIVSQGQIDAVLNARPEERRSVIEEAAGVLKFRKRKEKAERRLEATEASLLRVQDLLREVRRQLRPLERQAEAARRHDDLVAELSALRLFLAGREIAGHRRRLEVLGRDREAATVQERDLRQMLTRLDTEVIGAEAELTARGDFDIGDELVRVEQLRERTRGLAAVLVERRRSMERDRGQLMDAGVVANLEHDAARVQDELALVSAELGTLAPRADELAAEEAAFGAERRLALEALDAGGEPAMAASAAAEVRGELRSLLGSLGRAESERERARHRVDQLRDRLGRLGDQVERLRADCGAAETVEAPLVAEVEEAEARRLEAEAELDGATASQRSCAATLARWQARSEALQMALDSARSRAGAEHLAGVDGVVGTLMELVVIDEGWEAAVEAALGEALLGVVVRDAAAARRALEHLRSADAAGAVLSLGATAVAPRHQGVQPAGDAVRKRVSARDARVEGLLDVLLDGAVRVAGWREALDVALAHPHTVVVTTEGDRFGAAGWRLAAASGGATAAALEEADEQVLVATEALEACSAEVAEASARVHSATGAADDLHRKLDANDARFTAASESLARVQGDRRELTTEVEVAERSLTDLDDRLERERARIAELELLVPSLEADEAAESAAVRARTELRSELETRAAVLAGRRKDLDVHRAGLHERSQLLEQRLAETERRLAADAEARARAAGQRELIERSVRAVDRLGALVDADRHLIEHRLAALHERRRRLSDEVRAVSARLDQLRRERAAAETSLDEVRERVRRVEIDEAEVRMRLEAAVETLRRDLDTEPDVAMAAELPTLPEGATAPQRVRELERELRLLGPINPLALEEWNELQERHRFLEEQLEDVRTTRRELLRVIRAVDHEIQSVFAAAFADVSANFTDLFTTLFPGGSGRLMLTDPDDLLNTGIEVEAKPGGKNVKKLSLLSGGERSLTALAFLFAVFRSRPSPFYVMDEVEAALDDVNLHRFLGLVAEFCQEAQLLIVSHQKRTMEAADCLLGVTMQPGGSSKVVTERVSAGT
- a CDS encoding KH domain-containing protein, whose protein sequence is MTEFDEVEEGNRRDDVVAPTAVAVLTHIVRSIVDAPDDVHVDVVAGRNRTKLEVSVGPGDLGRVIGRRGRTAQSIRSVVRAAAAKDAVDVDVDFVD